A stretch of the Archangium violaceum genome encodes the following:
- a CDS encoding vitamin K epoxide reductase family protein, with product MGHEHGPHEGQPGNGGDDGHEPSGSGGMGSRGLTRPMSERKARKAKKQRPREQEAGGAPHAMGREERLKMLRMHHQQTLWVYWTVLLLGAWTLLAPLTFGYGKGLVEPSGGRDVWLSLPTRVRLMTWSDIVSGALLLFFGWRALTPNRPRSLWACCFVGIWLSLAPVVLWAPNAAAYLNGTLVGMLVIALTVLIPGMPNMVMYMKMGPATPPGWSYNPSSWPQRWVMIALGFLGFVVSRYLAAFQLGYIDSVWDPFFGDGTRQVLNSNMSHMWPVSDAALGTFAYTFEFLMGFMGSPSRWRTMPWMVTFYGILVIPLGLVHIFLVISQPIVVGEWCTFCLLAAAIMLPMLPLEGDEVVAMGQHLVRAKRRGESLWEVFWKGGSPEGSTQDERSPELLTLPEHPLRVVRAGLWGMSVPWTLAISVVLGVGLVFAPVLLGMTKPAADIFRLAGLLTITVSVIAMGEVFRLARYLNVLLGLGVAAVPWFLGGGTLAGRLAGLLTGLLLVALALPRGPRRERYGSWDRFVR from the coding sequence ATGGGCCACGAGCACGGACCGCACGAGGGGCAGCCTGGCAATGGCGGGGACGATGGGCATGAGCCCTCGGGCTCCGGCGGCATGGGGAGCAGGGGCCTCACCCGGCCGATGTCCGAGCGCAAGGCGCGCAAGGCGAAGAAGCAGCGCCCTCGGGAGCAGGAGGCGGGCGGCGCCCCCCATGCGATGGGCCGGGAAGAGCGTTTGAAGATGCTGCGCATGCACCACCAGCAGACGCTCTGGGTCTACTGGACGGTGCTGCTGCTGGGCGCCTGGACGCTGTTGGCCCCGCTGACCTTCGGCTATGGCAAGGGGCTGGTGGAGCCGAGCGGCGGGCGCGACGTCTGGCTGTCGCTTCCCACCCGTGTCCGGCTGATGACGTGGAGCGACATCGTCAGCGGCGCGCTCCTGCTCTTCTTCGGCTGGCGCGCCCTCACTCCCAACCGGCCCAGGAGCCTCTGGGCCTGCTGCTTCGTGGGCATCTGGCTCAGCCTGGCGCCTGTGGTGCTCTGGGCGCCCAACGCCGCCGCGTACCTCAATGGCACGCTGGTGGGGATGCTCGTCATCGCCCTGACGGTGCTCATCCCCGGCATGCCCAACATGGTGATGTACATGAAGATGGGCCCGGCCACGCCACCGGGGTGGAGCTACAACCCCTCGAGCTGGCCGCAGCGCTGGGTGATGATCGCCCTGGGCTTCCTGGGCTTCGTGGTGTCGCGCTACCTCGCGGCCTTCCAGCTCGGCTACATCGACTCGGTGTGGGATCCCTTCTTCGGCGACGGCACGCGCCAGGTCCTCAACTCGAACATGTCCCACATGTGGCCCGTCTCGGACGCCGCGCTCGGGACGTTCGCCTACACGTTCGAGTTCCTCATGGGCTTCATGGGCAGCCCCTCGCGCTGGCGCACCATGCCGTGGATGGTGACGTTCTACGGCATCCTCGTCATCCCCCTGGGGCTGGTGCACATCTTCCTCGTCATCTCCCAGCCGATCGTCGTCGGGGAGTGGTGTACGTTCTGCCTGCTCGCGGCCGCCATCATGCTGCCCATGTTGCCGCTGGAAGGGGACGAGGTCGTCGCCATGGGGCAGCACCTGGTGCGGGCGAAGCGGCGCGGGGAGTCCCTCTGGGAGGTGTTCTGGAAGGGCGGCTCGCCCGAGGGGAGCACCCAGGACGAGCGCTCACCGGAGCTCCTCACGTTGCCCGAGCACCCCCTGCGGGTGGTGCGGGCGGGCCTCTGGGGGATGAGCGTGCCCTGGACCCTGGCGATCTCGGTCGTGCTGGGCGTGGGGCTCGTCTTCGCTCCCGTCCTCCTGGGCATGACGAAGCCGGCGGCCGACATCTTCCGCCTGGCGGGCCTGCTCACCATCACCGTCTCCGTCATCGCCATGGGAGAGGTGTTCCGGCTGGCGCGCTACCTCAACGTCCTGCTCGGGCTCGGGGTCGCCGCCGTGCCCTGGTTCCTTGGAGGCGGTACGCTGGCGGGCCGCCTCGCCGGGCTCCTCACGGGGCTGCTGCTCGTGGCGCTGGCCCTTCCACGCGGCCCCAGGCGCGAGCGCTACGGAAGCTGGGACCGCTTCGTCCGGTGA
- a CDS encoding FAD-binding and (Fe-S)-binding domain-containing protein encodes MRPMDAIQRTLSRMSRKRPTPHTLPGSQGGDVMVDVRGLEADLRRSVEGEVRFDDGSRALYATDASNYRQVPIGVVIPRSLDDVLQTVRVCREYGAPLLSRGGGTSLAGQCCNIAVVIDWMKYLNKVLEVDSGTKTARVLPGTVLDTLRNEAERYHLTFGPDPATHTHCTLGGMLGNNACGAHAQMAGPVSHNVLELDVLTYDGLRLKVGPTSEEELQAIIRSGGRRGDIYRRLRDLRDRYADEIRRRYPPIPRRISGYNLEALLPEHGFDVASALVGSEGTCVTLLTAKLRLIHSPPHRVVVLLGYRDIYTAGDHAHELAARFKPLALEGLDHKLINNVVVKGHTSEHRSIRPKSSHAEFLHLLPEGQGYLMLEFGGNTKEEAIERAREVMAELRKSRQPLEDMRLYSDMEDIEHVWKIRESGLGATARVPGKPDAWPGWEDSAVPPERLGSYLRGLSKLYDKYGYDASLYGHFGQACVHTRIDFDLTSARGIQKYRAFINEAVDLCVSMGGSMSGEHGDGQARGEFLPRMFGPELVRAFREFKSIWDPRGKMNPGKVVDAHPIDHELRLGRDYNERTWKPRTHFKFPDDDGLFHRATERCVGVGKCRRDSGGTMCPSYMVTKEEKHTTRGRAHILFEMLQGQVIKKGWRDEHVKESLELCLSCKGCKGDCPVNVDLATYKAEFLSHYYKGHLRPRTAYAMGLIMFWARAAMIAPGLVNLLMRHSPSKEILQKLGGITTKRPMPRFAPESFQRWVGRQRPTPRNQGHSRVLLWPDTFNNHFFPETAASALEVLEDAGFEVVVPQGFLCCGRPLYDFGMLPTAKWMLRRTVERLRPYIEEGVPLVGLEPSCVSVFRDELRNLFPDWGLARQLRRQTFLFSEFLGKYAENWRPPRLEKKAVVHGHCHHKSLFKMQDEEGLLDKLGLDYQMPETGCCGMAGSFGFEEGEKYEVSQKVGERVLLPKVRQTPRDSLIIADGFSCREQIAQNTDRKALHMAQVIRMAKAYGRAGPAGEYPERGWVTNGLGKPPARWGLRATVVGVGLLLGGLRWLKPRPSRPAPWRLLS; translated from the coding sequence ATGCGGCCCATGGACGCCATCCAACGCACGCTGTCGAGGATGTCACGCAAGCGGCCCACACCACACACGCTCCCAGGCTCGCAAGGCGGCGATGTCATGGTGGACGTGCGGGGGCTGGAGGCCGACCTGCGCCGTTCGGTGGAGGGCGAGGTCCGCTTCGATGACGGCAGCCGAGCGCTCTACGCCACCGATGCCTCCAACTACCGCCAGGTGCCCATTGGCGTCGTCATCCCCCGGAGCCTCGACGACGTCCTCCAGACGGTGCGCGTCTGCCGGGAATACGGCGCCCCGCTGCTGTCGCGCGGCGGCGGCACCAGCCTCGCGGGCCAGTGCTGCAACATCGCCGTGGTCATCGACTGGATGAAGTACCTGAACAAGGTGCTGGAGGTGGACTCGGGGACGAAGACGGCCCGCGTGCTGCCCGGCACCGTGCTCGACACCCTGCGCAACGAGGCCGAGCGCTACCACCTCACCTTCGGCCCGGATCCGGCCACGCACACCCACTGCACCCTGGGTGGCATGTTGGGCAACAACGCGTGCGGTGCGCACGCGCAGATGGCCGGACCCGTCTCCCACAACGTGCTGGAGCTGGACGTGCTCACCTATGACGGCCTGCGCCTGAAGGTGGGCCCCACCTCCGAGGAGGAGCTCCAGGCCATCATCCGCTCCGGCGGCCGGCGCGGCGACATCTACCGCAGGCTGCGCGACCTCCGGGATCGCTACGCGGACGAAATCCGCCGCCGCTACCCACCCATCCCCCGGCGCATCTCCGGCTACAACCTGGAGGCGCTGCTGCCCGAGCACGGCTTCGACGTGGCGAGCGCCCTGGTGGGCTCCGAGGGCACGTGCGTCACCCTCCTCACGGCGAAGCTGAGGCTCATCCACAGCCCACCGCACCGGGTGGTGGTGCTGCTCGGCTACCGTGACATCTACACCGCGGGAGACCACGCCCATGAGCTGGCCGCGCGCTTCAAGCCGCTCGCGCTGGAGGGGTTGGATCACAAGCTCATCAACAACGTCGTCGTGAAGGGCCACACGAGCGAGCACCGTTCCATCCGCCCCAAGAGCTCGCACGCGGAGTTCCTCCATCTGCTGCCGGAGGGCCAGGGCTACCTCATGCTCGAGTTCGGCGGGAACACGAAGGAGGAGGCCATCGAGCGGGCGCGCGAGGTAATGGCCGAGCTGCGCAAGAGCCGGCAGCCGCTGGAGGACATGCGGCTGTACTCGGACATGGAAGACATCGAACACGTGTGGAAGATCCGCGAGTCGGGCCTGGGCGCCACCGCTCGCGTGCCCGGCAAGCCGGACGCCTGGCCCGGATGGGAGGACTCGGCGGTGCCTCCGGAGAGGCTGGGGAGCTACCTTCGCGGCCTGAGCAAGCTGTACGACAAATATGGCTATGACGCCTCGCTCTACGGCCACTTCGGCCAGGCGTGCGTGCACACGCGCATCGACTTCGACCTCACCTCCGCCAGGGGCATCCAGAAGTACCGCGCCTTCATCAACGAGGCGGTGGACCTGTGCGTGTCCATGGGGGGCTCGATGTCGGGCGAGCATGGGGACGGGCAGGCACGCGGCGAGTTCCTCCCGCGCATGTTCGGCCCGGAGCTGGTGCGCGCCTTCCGCGAGTTCAAGAGCATCTGGGATCCACGGGGGAAGATGAACCCGGGCAAGGTGGTGGATGCCCACCCCATCGACCACGAGCTGCGCCTGGGCCGGGACTACAATGAGCGGACGTGGAAGCCCCGGACGCACTTCAAGTTCCCGGATGACGACGGCCTCTTCCACCGGGCCACCGAGCGCTGCGTGGGCGTGGGTAAGTGCCGGCGGGACAGCGGCGGCACCATGTGCCCCAGCTACATGGTGACGAAGGAGGAGAAGCACACCACGCGCGGCCGGGCGCACATCCTCTTCGAGATGTTGCAGGGCCAGGTCATCAAGAAGGGCTGGCGCGACGAGCACGTGAAGGAGTCGCTGGAGCTGTGCCTGTCGTGCAAGGGATGCAAGGGGGACTGTCCGGTGAACGTGGACCTGGCCACGTACAAGGCGGAGTTCCTCTCGCACTACTACAAGGGACACCTGCGCCCGAGGACCGCCTACGCCATGGGCCTCATCATGTTCTGGGCGCGGGCGGCCATGATCGCGCCGGGGCTGGTGAACCTCCTCATGCGGCACTCGCCCTCCAAGGAGATCCTCCAAAAGCTGGGGGGCATCACCACGAAGCGGCCCATGCCCCGCTTCGCGCCCGAGTCCTTCCAGCGCTGGGTGGGACGGCAGCGGCCGACGCCGCGCAACCAGGGCCACTCGCGGGTGCTGCTGTGGCCGGACACCTTCAACAACCACTTCTTCCCGGAGACGGCGGCCTCGGCGCTGGAGGTGCTGGAGGACGCGGGCTTCGAGGTGGTGGTGCCCCAGGGATTCCTGTGCTGCGGCCGGCCGCTCTACGACTTCGGCATGCTGCCCACGGCGAAGTGGATGCTGCGGCGCACGGTCGAGCGGCTCCGGCCGTACATCGAAGAGGGCGTGCCGCTCGTGGGCCTGGAGCCGAGCTGCGTGTCCGTGTTCCGCGACGAGCTGCGCAACCTCTTCCCGGACTGGGGGCTCGCCCGGCAGTTGCGGCGGCAGACGTTCCTCTTCAGCGAGTTCCTCGGCAAGTACGCGGAGAACTGGCGGCCTCCGCGCCTGGAGAAGAAGGCGGTGGTGCACGGGCACTGCCACCACAAGTCGCTCTTCAAGATGCAGGACGAGGAAGGCCTGCTCGACAAGCTGGGGCTGGACTACCAGATGCCGGAGACGGGCTGCTGTGGCATGGCGGGCTCGTTCGGCTTCGAGGAGGGAGAGAAGTACGAGGTCTCCCAGAAGGTGGGTGAGCGCGTGCTGCTGCCCAAGGTGAGGCAGACGCCCAGGGACTCGCTCATCATCGCGGATGGCTTCAGCTGCCGGGAGCAGATTGCCCAGAACACGGATCGCAAGGCCCTGCACATGGCGCAGGTGATACGGATGGCCAAGGCGTACGGGCGCGCGGGCCCCGCGGGTGAGTACCCCGAGCGGGGCTGGGTGACGAATGGCCTGGGCAAGCCCCCGGCGCGCTGGGGCCTGCGCGCGACGGTGGTGGGCGTGGGCCTGCTGCTCGGTGGCCTGCGGTGGCTGAAGCCCCGGCCGTCCCGCCCCGCGCCCTGGCGCCTGCTGTCCTGA
- a CDS encoding enolase C-terminal domain-like protein, whose amino-acid sequence MARRSSEAVPIERIEARAYEIPTDAPEADGTIEWDSTTLVVVELTAGGTRGLGYTYADAAAAGLIHRTLSKELLGHDVMDVPARMVSLLTRVRNKGRPGLVAMALSAVDAALWDTKARLLDVPLVRLLGAARDEVPVYGSGGFTSYSVARLKEQLAGWVEQGIARVKMKVGSHPDEDGMRVWEAREAIGPDAQLFVDGNGAYTVKQALVMADGFAEAGVVWFEEPVSSDDLEGLHLLRQRIPSGMNVAAGEYGWDAIYFQRMLGARAVDVLQADATRCLGVTGFLQVDALCEGFQVPLSAHCAPSLHLHAACAARNLVHLEYFHDHVRIEHLLFDGARGPVKGVLTPDLSRPGMGLELKRQDAERYAL is encoded by the coding sequence ATGGCCCGGAGGAGCAGCGAGGCGGTGCCCATCGAGCGCATCGAGGCTCGGGCGTATGAGATACCGACGGATGCGCCCGAGGCGGACGGCACCATCGAGTGGGACAGCACGACGTTGGTGGTGGTGGAGCTGACGGCGGGAGGCACGCGGGGGCTCGGCTACACCTACGCTGACGCCGCGGCGGCGGGCCTCATCCACCGCACGCTATCCAAGGAGCTCCTGGGACATGACGTGATGGACGTGCCGGCGCGGATGGTGTCGTTGCTGACGCGGGTACGCAACAAGGGGCGGCCGGGGCTGGTGGCCATGGCGCTCTCCGCGGTGGATGCGGCTTTGTGGGACACGAAGGCACGGCTGCTGGACGTGCCGCTGGTGAGGTTGCTGGGAGCCGCGAGGGACGAGGTGCCCGTCTACGGCAGCGGAGGTTTCACCTCGTACTCCGTCGCGAGGCTGAAGGAGCAGCTCGCGGGTTGGGTGGAGCAGGGGATTGCGCGGGTGAAGATGAAGGTGGGCAGCCACCCGGACGAGGATGGGATGCGGGTGTGGGAGGCGCGGGAGGCCATTGGCCCGGATGCGCAGCTCTTCGTGGACGGGAACGGGGCGTACACGGTGAAGCAGGCGCTGGTGATGGCGGACGGCTTCGCGGAGGCGGGCGTCGTCTGGTTCGAGGAGCCGGTGTCGAGCGACGACCTGGAGGGGCTGCACCTGTTGCGGCAGCGCATTCCGAGCGGGATGAACGTGGCGGCGGGGGAGTATGGCTGGGACGCCATCTACTTCCAGAGGATGCTGGGGGCGCGGGCGGTGGACGTGCTGCAGGCGGACGCGACACGGTGCCTGGGGGTGACGGGCTTCCTCCAGGTGGACGCGCTATGCGAAGGCTTCCAGGTGCCGTTGTCGGCACACTGCGCGCCCAGCCTCCACCTGCACGCGGCCTGCGCGGCGCGCAACCTGGTGCATCTGGAGTACTTCCACGACCACGTGCGAATCGAGCACCTGCTATTCGACGGGGCGCGCGGCCCGGTGAAGGGGGTGCTGACACCGGACCTGTCCAGGCCGGGGATGGGACTGGAGCTCAAGCGACAGGATGCCGAGCGCTACGCGCTGTGA
- a CDS encoding cytochrome P450 — MFYDSERFQRRGAAPLRLRKTLFGMGGVQGLDGEAHRSRKAMFMSLMSPDGIRRLSEQAEKHWRASIREWERKGRLVLLDEVQQLLCRVVCEWTGVPLPEAEVIQRTRELTALIDGSGGVGPRHWRARLMRMRSEAWLGRLVSRVRAGRHAAPEGSALRTVAEYRGPDGKRLGPRLAAVELLNVLRPTVAVARFVVFEALALHEHPESRAWLLEEEDDDAYEHFVQEVRRYYPFFPFAAARVRRDFTWKGYHFPRGRRVLLDLYGTNHDVRLWERPHEFRPERFRTWDGSPFSFIPQGGGDHHTGHRCAGEWSTIALMKVAARMLTRGMRYDVPSQDLRVDLSRIPAEPASRFVIANVRDAREPPHERAAAASTAGRKAVALPGPESPRGV, encoded by the coding sequence ATGTTCTACGACTCGGAGCGCTTCCAGCGGCGCGGCGCCGCCCCGCTTCGTCTCCGCAAGACGCTCTTCGGCATGGGGGGCGTGCAGGGACTGGATGGTGAGGCCCACCGCTCGCGGAAGGCGATGTTCATGTCGCTCATGTCGCCGGACGGTATCCGGCGCCTCTCCGAGCAGGCGGAGAAGCACTGGAGGGCCTCCATCCGCGAGTGGGAGCGCAAGGGGCGGCTCGTGCTCCTCGATGAGGTCCAGCAGCTCCTCTGCCGTGTGGTCTGCGAGTGGACCGGGGTGCCGCTGCCCGAGGCCGAGGTGATCCAGCGGACGCGCGAGCTCACTGCATTGATTGATGGTTCGGGGGGGGTCGGGCCGAGGCACTGGCGTGCGCGCCTCATGCGGATGCGGTCCGAAGCCTGGCTGGGAAGGCTGGTCTCCCGGGTCCGCGCGGGCAGGCATGCCGCTCCCGAGGGGAGTGCCCTCCGGACGGTGGCGGAGTACCGGGGACCGGATGGGAAGCGGCTGGGCCCACGCCTGGCGGCGGTCGAGCTGCTGAATGTGCTGCGCCCGACGGTCGCCGTCGCGCGGTTCGTGGTGTTCGAGGCCCTCGCGCTTCACGAGCACCCCGAGAGCCGCGCGTGGCTCCTGGAGGAGGAGGACGACGACGCGTATGAGCACTTCGTCCAGGAGGTCAGGCGCTACTATCCCTTCTTCCCGTTCGCGGCGGCCCGTGTCCGGCGGGACTTCACGTGGAAGGGCTACCATTTCCCTCGGGGCCGGCGCGTGCTGCTGGACCTGTACGGCACGAACCATGACGTCCGGCTGTGGGAGCGTCCTCACGAGTTCCGGCCGGAGCGGTTTCGGACCTGGGACGGGAGTCCATTTTCGTTCATTCCGCAGGGCGGGGGTGATCATCACACCGGGCACCGCTGCGCTGGCGAGTGGAGCACCATCGCGCTCATGAAGGTCGCCGCGCGCATGCTCACGCGCGGCATGCGCTACGACGTCCCGTCGCAGGATCTCCGGGTCGATCTCTCCAGGATTCCCGCGGAGCCGGCCAGCCGGTTCGTCATCGCGAACGTCAGGGATGCTCGTGAGCCGCCACACGAAAGGGCAGCGGCCGCCTCAACCGCGGGCCGCAAGGCGGTGGCGCTGCCCGGCCCGGAGTCTCCTCGTGGAGTGTGA
- a CDS encoding thiamine pyrophosphate-requiring protein, translated as MSATVSDYLLYRLTQWGIRRLYGYPGDGINGILGALGRNSEFQFIQARHEEMAAFMACAHAKFTGEVGVCLATSGPGAIHLLNGLYDAKLDHQPVVAIVGQQKSMGLGGHYQQEVDLPVLFKDVASEYTVMVSNPSAIRHAVDRAMRIAQASRTVTCIIIPNDVQEEPYQRPPQVHGSIHSSVGYSEPRVIPQEKDLRRAADVLNEGKKVSMLVGAGALRAADEIVEVADLLGAGVAKALLGKAVLPDDLPFVTGAIGLLGTKPSWDMMMECDTLLMVGTSFPYSEFLPPEGQARGVQIDVDGRMLAIRYPMEVPLAGDAKETLRALIPLLKRKEDRSWRDSIEKNIRQWWKVVEGRAMNDANPINPQRVFWELSPKLPDGVILSSDSGSAANWFARDLKVRKGMMASLSGNLATMGCGVPYAIGAKFAYPDRPVIALVGDGAMQMNGNSELVTIARYWKEWKDPRLIILVLNNRDLNQVTWEQRVLAGDPKYPASQDLPDFPYAQYAESIGLRGIRVDRPDQIARAWDQALSADRPVVLEAYTDPDVPPLPPHISLEQAKHFSEAIFKGDERAVGVIKQSIKGMVEQLKPHKKD; from the coding sequence ATGAGTGCCACTGTCAGCGACTACCTGCTCTATCGCCTCACGCAGTGGGGCATCCGCCGCCTCTACGGATACCCGGGGGACGGCATCAACGGAATCCTCGGCGCGCTCGGGCGCAACTCCGAGTTCCAGTTCATCCAGGCACGCCACGAGGAGATGGCGGCCTTCATGGCCTGCGCCCATGCGAAGTTCACGGGCGAGGTGGGCGTGTGTCTGGCCACCTCGGGTCCGGGGGCCATCCACCTGCTCAACGGCCTCTATGACGCGAAGCTGGACCATCAGCCCGTGGTGGCCATCGTGGGCCAGCAGAAGAGCATGGGGTTGGGTGGCCACTACCAGCAGGAGGTGGACCTGCCCGTGCTCTTCAAGGACGTGGCGAGCGAGTACACCGTCATGGTCTCCAACCCCTCGGCCATCCGCCACGCGGTGGACCGGGCCATGCGCATCGCCCAGGCCTCGCGCACGGTGACGTGCATCATCATCCCCAACGACGTGCAGGAGGAGCCCTATCAGCGGCCTCCCCAGGTGCACGGCTCCATCCACTCCAGCGTGGGCTACAGCGAGCCGCGCGTGATTCCCCAGGAGAAGGATTTGCGGCGCGCCGCCGACGTGCTCAACGAGGGCAAGAAGGTGTCCATGTTGGTGGGGGCCGGCGCCCTGCGCGCGGCGGACGAAATCGTCGAGGTGGCGGACCTCCTGGGCGCGGGCGTGGCCAAGGCGCTGCTCGGCAAGGCGGTGCTGCCGGACGACCTGCCCTTCGTCACTGGGGCCATTGGCCTGCTGGGCACCAAACCCAGTTGGGACATGATGATGGAGTGCGACACCCTCCTCATGGTGGGCACCAGCTTCCCCTATTCGGAGTTCCTCCCGCCCGAGGGCCAGGCGCGCGGCGTGCAGATCGACGTCGACGGGCGCATGCTCGCCATCCGCTACCCCATGGAGGTGCCGCTCGCGGGTGACGCCAAGGAGACGCTGCGCGCGCTCATTCCGCTGCTCAAGCGCAAGGAGGACCGGAGCTGGCGTGACTCCATCGAGAAGAACATCCGCCAGTGGTGGAAGGTGGTGGAGGGGAGGGCGATGAACGACGCCAACCCCATCAACCCGCAGCGCGTCTTCTGGGAGCTGTCGCCGAAGCTGCCCGACGGAGTCATCCTCTCGTCGGACTCGGGCTCGGCGGCCAACTGGTTCGCGAGGGATTTGAAGGTCCGCAAGGGGATGATGGCGTCCTTGTCGGGCAACCTGGCCACCATGGGCTGCGGTGTTCCGTATGCCATTGGCGCCAAGTTCGCCTACCCGGACCGGCCCGTCATCGCCCTGGTGGGCGACGGCGCCATGCAGATGAACGGCAACAGCGAGCTCGTCACCATCGCCAGGTACTGGAAGGAGTGGAAGGACCCCCGGCTCATCATCCTGGTGCTCAACAACCGGGACCTGAACCAGGTGACGTGGGAGCAGCGCGTGCTGGCGGGAGACCCGAAGTACCCGGCATCGCAGGACCTGCCGGACTTCCCCTATGCCCAATACGCCGAGTCGATCGGCCTGCGCGGCATCCGCGTGGACAGGCCGGACCAGATTGCCCGCGCCTGGGATCAGGCGCTGAGCGCGGACCGTCCGGTGGTGCTCGAGGCGTACACGGATCCCGACGTGCCGCCGCTGCCGCCGCACATCTCCCTCGAGCAGGCGAAGCACTTCTCGGAAGCCATCTTCAAGGGAGACGAGAGAGCGGTCGGCGTCATCAAGCAGTCCATCAAGGGCATGGTGGAGCAGCTCAAGCCTCACAAGAAGGACTAG